The window CTCACCTGGGCGCTCTTCATCACAGCCATGACCGTGGCGACGTCATCGCCAGCCCGGACCGCGCGCACGTCTCGCGTCATGTGCTGGTCCACCGAACAGTGGTGCGGCTCGTGGCCCGCAGCCACGCAGCGGACCGCCACGTCCCGGTCCGTGATCACGCCGAGCAGCCGCCGGTCCGCGTGGCTCTCGACGACGGGCACCATGCCGATGTCGTGTTCGCGGAACTCGCGGGCGACGTCGCTGATCGGGGTGCCCCGCTCCACGATGATCGGGTCCGGGGTCATCAGCTCGGCTGCCTTCATCTCGCGCATCGCTCCCTCCTCCCGGGGCAGGCCGTTGCATGGCTCATGCCGGGGGAGCCGGCAGGAACCGCGTCTGGCACGGGGTTGGCGCGGACGGCGCCGACGCGCTACATCTCGGTGACGGCGCCATCGCGGTGGTGGCGTCGTCGTCCCCCGCAACCCTCACCGGGCGAGACCATGGACCTCACGATCCGCAGCACCATCCGGCTGAACAACGGCATTGAGATCCCGCGGCTCGGACTCGGCGTCTACCGGGCCGCGGCGGGCCCCGAGACCCGCAACGCAGTGCTCTGGGCGCTCGAGGCGGGCTACCGCCACGTGGACACGGCCGCCATCTACGGGAACGAGGCGGACGTCGGGCGCGCGATCCGCGAGAGCGGCATCCCGCGGGAAGAAGTGTTCGTCACGACCAAGCTGTGGAACGACGACCACGGCTACGACGAGGCACTCGCCGCGTTCGACGCAAGCCTCAAGCGGCTCGGGTTCGATCACGTGGATCTCTATCTCATTCATTGGCCGGTTTCGGAGCGGCGCTTGGAGAGCTGGCGTGCGCTCGAGCGGCTGTACGAGGAAGGCAGGGCGCGGGCGATCGGCGTGAGCAACTACATGGTGCCCCACCTGGAGGAGCTGCTCGCGCACTGCAACGTGGTGCCGGCGGTCAACCAGATCGAGCTCTCACCGTGGAGCTGGCGTAGCCGTCAGGACGTGGTGGAGCTGTGCCGGGCCCACGGCATTGCGCTCGAGGCGTACAGCCCGCTCACCAAGGGGCGGAAGCTGGGCGACCCGACGCTGCGCTCGGTCGCGGAGCGCGTCGGCCGCACGCCGGCGCAGGTGCTGATCCGCTGGGCGCTGCAGCAGGATCTGATCGTGATCCCGAAATCCGTCCACCGGGAGCGGATCCGGGAGAACGCGAACGTGTTCGACTTCTCGCTCTCGCCGGCGGACATGGAGCGGCTCGAGGCGCTGGACGAGGGGCTGGTCACCGGGTGGGATCCGACGAGGGCGCCGTGAGCCGCCGGTCGGCCGGCTCTCCGCCGCGCCCCCCTCCGTACCCATCTTCCAGCCTCCCAGCGCCGATCCCGTTGGGGCTCCCGCCCCCGGCAACGCACGGGCAAGCAATGAAAGATCCCGGCCTCCACCGGCATTGAGAGGGATGGAGGCCGATGTCACGATGTCCGACACGCCAACGCAGACGCCGGAGCGCGCGACCGTGCGCGACGCGGACGATGCAGTGCTGATCGCAGCGGTCCGGAGCGGATCCACGCAGGCGCTCGCGGAGCTGTACGCACGGCATGCGCCGGCGGTCTTCACCGCGGCGCTGCGGCTGCTCGGCTCGCGAGAGGACGCGGAGGACGTGCTCCAGGACGTGTTCGTGGGGCCGCCCGAGGCGCTCGCGTGCTATGAGGAGCGCGGTGCGTTCGGCGCGTGGATCCGGCGGGCCGCCGTGCGCGCCTCGCTCATGGTCCTGCGGCGTCGAGGGGGCATGCGGCACGAGCCGTTGCAGTCGGCGGCCGACGTCGCCGCCGCGCCCCCTGAGCCGGAACGAGCGATCGCGGCGCTGCCCGATCCGCTGCGCGTCGTGTTCGTGCTGCGCGAGGTCGAGGGCTACACCCACGCCGAGATCGCCGAACTGCTGGGCATCACGCGGACGGCCCCCGAGCTGAGACTGCATCGCGCCTGGAAGCTCGTCCGGAGGTCCATACGAACCTGCGGTTCTCGCGTCACCCGTCCTTCAACCGCATCCGCGCCTTCGCCCTCGGCGAGGCCGACGAGGCCCAGCGTCGTCGGGTGGCGCGCCACCTGGAGCGCCGTACCCGGTGCCGGGAGACGATCTCCGGCGCCCGCGACGTCGTGGCGGCGGCGCGCGCTTCTTCCGCGAGCGCGAGCGTGCACGCAGGCCGGCCCGGAAGCATCGGGTAGCCGACGAAGGGCCACGGGAACGCGTCGTCTGGCTCGCCGACCCAGCGCGGATTCGGAACCGCGAGCGGGAGGCGCGGCGCGATCGCGGGCAGCACGCGCGCCTCCGTCTCCAGCAACGCGGCCGCGCTCGGCTTGTGCGGGAAACGGAACACCAGCGTCCCGTCCACCAGGAACGCCGTGTTGTCCCAACCGCTGCCGAGCGGCTCGACGCGCTCCGCCGCGATGTCCGGGAACCGCGCGCGGATGAGAGGGCGCGCGAGCTCCGGGGTGATCGGGTGCTCCGCGTGCCAGGGTCGTGTCATGGTGGAGGTCGAATACCCCGGAGACACATCGGCGTCCCCTTGCGTGCCGGTGCGGCAAGGCCCACATCAGCGGGACCGGCAAATCGCCTCGGGCCTTCCTATCATTGTCCAGGTGCGCTTGCCCGCGTTCTTCATGTGGTCGCCGTCGCCCTGGGGCCCGGCCGTCGAGGAACCCGCGTCAGCCGCGGCGGAGCGGGGTCCGCTTCCTTCAAGCGGAGTGAAAGAAGGGGGCGTGTGATGAAGCCAGCGCAACTCGGGCCGCTGAACCTCCTCGAGCTCCTTCCT of the bacterium genome contains:
- a CDS encoding aldo/keto reductase — protein: MDLTIRSTIRLNNGIEIPRLGLGVYRAAAGPETRNAVLWALEAGYRHVDTAAIYGNEADVGRAIRESGIPREEVFVTTKLWNDDHGYDEALAAFDASLKRLGFDHVDLYLIHWPVSERRLESWRALERLYEEGRARAIGVSNYMVPHLEELLAHCNVVPAVNQIELSPWSWRSRQDVVELCRAHGIALEAYSPLTKGRKLGDPTLRSVAERVGRTPAQVLIRWALQQDLIVIPKSVHRERIRENANVFDFSLSPADMERLEALDEGLVTGWDPTRAP